In one Ralstonia pickettii genomic region, the following are encoded:
- a CDS encoding ABC transporter substrate-binding protein, whose translation MKRWISALLCAVVCTAANAAEPEKKDVSLSVGSMILNYMPVPLTQSLGNFQKEGLNVKVENFQAGGSKALQALIAGSTDAVVGFYDHTIHIQAQGKDIVSVALLNVTPGIVLAVRPDLDIKNGKDLKGKKIGITAPGSSTDLFARYYAIKSGLQVNDVSYIAVGSGAPGMLALDRKEIDALVNFDPVASLLEKRRAAKFLVDTRTDAGSNAVFGGRYPTATLYVTRDFMTKNPETVQRLVNAFIRTLKWIDVSTPETIADKMPKEQQVGGRDVFVDALRHSKPIFSKDGLMTDADAKVALTVLSSYDEKIRNAKIELSKTYTNRFVDQALKTVK comes from the coding sequence ATGAAGCGATGGATTTCGGCCCTGCTGTGTGCGGTCGTCTGTACGGCAGCCAACGCCGCCGAGCCGGAAAAGAAGGACGTGAGCCTGTCGGTCGGCTCGATGATCCTGAACTACATGCCGGTGCCGCTTACGCAGTCGCTGGGCAACTTTCAGAAGGAAGGGCTCAACGTGAAGGTGGAGAACTTCCAGGCCGGCGGCAGCAAGGCGCTGCAGGCGCTGATTGCCGGCTCGACCGATGCGGTGGTGGGCTTCTATGACCACACCATCCACATTCAGGCGCAGGGCAAGGACATTGTGTCTGTGGCGCTGCTCAACGTTACGCCAGGCATCGTGCTGGCCGTGCGGCCCGACCTGGATATCAAGAACGGCAAGGATCTGAAGGGCAAGAAGATCGGCATCACCGCGCCGGGTTCGTCCACCGATCTGTTCGCCCGCTATTACGCCATCAAGAGCGGCCTGCAAGTGAACGACGTGTCGTACATCGCCGTGGGGTCTGGTGCGCCGGGCATGCTGGCGCTCGATCGCAAGGAGATCGATGCGCTGGTGAACTTCGACCCCGTGGCGAGCCTGCTGGAGAAGCGCCGCGCCGCCAAGTTCCTCGTCGATACGCGCACCGATGCCGGCTCCAACGCCGTGTTCGGCGGCCGCTACCCGACCGCCACGCTGTATGTCACGCGCGACTTCATGACGAAGAATCCCGAGACGGTGCAGCGTCTGGTGAACGCCTTCATCCGCACGCTCAAGTGGATCGACGTCAGCACGCCCGAGACCATTGCCGACAAGATGCCCAAGGAGCAGCAGGTGGGCGGCCGTGATGTCTTTGTCGATGCGTTGCGCCACTCCAAGCCGATTTTTTCGAAGGACGGCCTGATGACCGATGCCGATGCCAAGGTGGCCCTGACGGTGCTTTCCAGCTACGACGAAAAGATCCGCAACGCCAAGATCGAGCTGAGTAAAACGTACACTAACCGCTTCGTCGACCAAGCCCTGAAGACGGTCAAGTGA
- a CDS encoding IclR family transcriptional regulator: MTAERQTTQNEITPAANEGDAATPGQSGVAALDRAFSILFAFRPGDYALTLAELAARTGLYKSTILRLAGSLIQHRMLFRLEDGRYQIGAAPLMLGALYQRSMRLGDVVLPHMRALAEATGEAVSLYIRERDVRVCLHRVDSNHSIRDHVREGDVLPLERGSGGRVLCAFSGMQGATYDAIRRDHYYVSIGERDRETVGLSVPVFGVQQALRGALCLAGPASRIDGALLQSWRVPVLEHAAQITSTLGGDPAPLRLAAQLISKT; this comes from the coding sequence ATGACCGCAGAGCGCCAAACCACCCAGAACGAGATCACGCCCGCCGCCAACGAGGGCGATGCCGCCACGCCGGGGCAGTCGGGCGTGGCTGCGCTGGACCGCGCGTTCTCGATCCTGTTTGCGTTCCGCCCCGGCGATTACGCGCTGACGCTGGCCGAGCTGGCTGCGCGCACCGGGCTTTACAAGAGCACGATTCTGCGGCTGGCCGGTTCGCTCATCCAGCACCGCATGCTGTTTCGCCTGGAAGACGGCCGCTACCAGATCGGCGCCGCGCCGTTGATGCTCGGCGCGCTTTACCAGCGCAGCATGCGTCTGGGCGACGTGGTGCTGCCGCACATGCGCGCCCTGGCCGAGGCCACGGGCGAGGCGGTGTCGCTCTACATCCGCGAGCGCGATGTGCGTGTGTGCCTGCACCGCGTGGATTCGAACCATTCGATCCGCGATCACGTGCGCGAGGGCGACGTGCTGCCGCTGGAGCGCGGTTCGGGCGGGCGCGTGCTGTGCGCGTTCTCGGGCATGCAGGGCGCCACGTACGACGCGATCCGGCGCGATCACTACTACGTGTCGATCGGCGAGCGCGATCGGGAAACGGTGGGCCTGTCGGTGCCGGTGTTTGGCGTGCAGCAGGCGCTGCGGGGTGCGCTGTGCCTTGCCGGTCCGGCCTCGCGCATCGACGGGGCGCTGCTGCAATCGTGGCGCGTGCCGGTGCTGGAGCACGCCGCGCAAATCACGTCCACGCTGGGTGGCGACCCCGCGCCGCTGCGTCTCGCTGCCCAACTGATCTCTAAAACCTAG
- a CDS encoding CaiB/BaiF CoA transferase family protein has translation MALPLAGLRVLDLSNVLAGPFCGYQLGLLGAEVIKIEVPGNGDLARRLGADPEQARRKMGASFVAVNAGKQSVTVNLKHPEGRAILLKLVAQADALIENYRPGVMDRLELGYDVLREVNPRLVYCAISGFGKDGPLSGRPAYDQIIQGISGVMSVTGDDASAPLRVGYPISDTVGGITAALAVTACLLGTQRTGQGCMVDVSMLESTLATMGWVVSNYLNAGVTPHPMGNQNFTAAPSGTFRTGDGLINIAANEDKQFAALCRVVGHPELAADARFAERHARKEHRQQLNDALEAALAARSAAEWEPLLIEAGVPAGLVLDVPGVLAHEQVTGRGFVTAFPEAGQHVTRAGFRLSGEDPCPQTPAPMLSAHTDDWLTRLGYRHDQIEALRAEGAI, from the coding sequence ATGGCTTTGCCTCTCGCGGGTTTGCGCGTGCTCGACTTGTCGAACGTGCTGGCCGGGCCGTTCTGCGGCTATCAGCTGGGTTTGCTCGGCGCTGAAGTCATCAAGATTGAGGTGCCGGGCAATGGCGATCTCGCCCGCCGTCTGGGGGCCGATCCCGAGCAGGCGCGCCGCAAGATGGGCGCCTCGTTCGTCGCCGTCAATGCGGGCAAGCAGTCCGTCACCGTTAACCTGAAGCACCCGGAAGGGCGCGCGATCCTGCTCAAGCTGGTGGCGCAGGCCGATGCGCTGATCGAAAACTATCGCCCCGGCGTGATGGACCGCCTGGAACTCGGCTACGACGTGCTGCGCGAGGTCAATCCGCGTCTCGTCTACTGCGCCATCTCGGGCTTCGGCAAGGACGGCCCGCTCAGCGGCAGACCCGCATACGACCAGATCATCCAGGGCATTTCCGGCGTGATGAGCGTCACGGGCGATGACGCATCCGCGCCGCTGCGCGTGGGTTACCCGATCAGCGATACGGTGGGCGGCATCACGGCGGCGCTGGCCGTCACCGCCTGCCTGCTCGGCACGCAACGCACGGGGCAGGGCTGCATGGTGGATGTATCGATGCTGGAATCGACGCTCGCCACCATGGGCTGGGTCGTCTCCAACTACCTGAATGCCGGTGTGACGCCGCACCCGATGGGCAATCAGAACTTCACGGCGGCACCCTCCGGCACGTTCCGCACGGGCGATGGGCTGATCAACATCGCGGCCAACGAAGACAAGCAGTTTGCCGCGCTGTGTCGCGTGGTGGGGCATCCGGAACTTGCCGCCGATGCGCGCTTTGCCGAACGCCATGCACGCAAGGAACATCGCCAGCAACTCAATGACGCATTGGAGGCCGCTCTGGCGGCGCGCTCGGCTGCCGAATGGGAACCGCTGCTGATCGAGGCTGGCGTTCCCGCCGGGCTGGTGCTCGACGTGCCTGGTGTGCTGGCGCACGAACAAGTGACGGGCCGCGGCTTTGTCACCGCGTTCCCGGAAGCGGGGCAGCACGTGACGCGCGCGGGGTTCCGCCTCTCGGGCGAAGACCCGTGCCCGCAGACCCCCGCGCCAATGCTCTCCGCCCATACCGACGACTGGCTCACCAGGCTCGGCTACCGCCACGACCAAATCGAAGCCTTGCGCGCTGAAGGCGCCATCTGA
- a CDS encoding citryl-CoA lyase, producing the protein MTTAPTQDAAGLAADYWRTDIIDIEPGRIHVRGYPIQELIGQIGFAEMIWLMLRGELPAKRQAVLLEAALVASVDHGPHAPSIAIAKMATSCGLPLNGAMASALNALDDVHGGAGQQAVELFHDIEARMFDGASLEAATAAGVDAFIAAHGKYLPGFGHRFHPVDPRAGRLLALVDEAAQDGVVGGRYAAIGRAIEALLSSRKGKPIPMNIDGATAVIYAELDFAAPLARGVFCLSRAVGILAHAWEQSGRGERNKGPMPRQLPYRYTGHATRHLAQAEPAPAP; encoded by the coding sequence ATGACGACCGCACCGACACAGGACGCCGCCGGCCTCGCTGCCGATTACTGGCGCACCGACATCATCGACATCGAACCCGGCCGCATCCACGTACGCGGCTACCCGATCCAGGAGCTGATCGGCCAGATCGGCTTTGCCGAAATGATCTGGCTGATGCTGCGCGGCGAATTGCCGGCCAAGCGGCAGGCGGTCTTGCTGGAAGCGGCGCTGGTGGCGTCGGTTGACCACGGCCCGCATGCGCCATCCATTGCGATTGCCAAGATGGCGACGAGCTGTGGCCTGCCGCTCAACGGCGCGATGGCGTCTGCGTTGAACGCGCTGGACGACGTACACGGCGGGGCGGGGCAGCAGGCGGTCGAGCTGTTCCACGATATCGAGGCGCGCATGTTCGACGGCGCCTCGCTGGAGGCGGCAACGGCGGCGGGTGTCGACGCGTTTATCGCTGCGCATGGCAAATACTTGCCGGGCTTCGGACATCGCTTCCACCCGGTCGACCCGCGAGCGGGGCGCCTGCTTGCGCTGGTGGACGAGGCTGCGCAGGACGGTGTGGTCGGCGGGCGGTATGCCGCCATCGGCCGCGCCATCGAAGCACTGCTCTCCAGCCGCAAGGGCAAGCCGATTCCGATGAACATCGACGGCGCCACGGCCGTGATCTATGCGGAACTGGATTTTGCGGCGCCGCTTGCGCGCGGTGTGTTCTGTCTCTCGCGTGCCGTTGGCATCCTGGCGCACGCCTGGGAGCAAAGCGGCCGCGGCGAGCGCAACAAAGGCCCGATGCCGCGCCAGCTACCGTACCGCTATACCGGGCATGCCACGCGGCATCTGGCGCAAGCCGAGCCCGCCCCCGCGCCATGA
- a CDS encoding SMP-30/gluconolactonase/LRE family protein — protein MTYFNWPVIETTVFAEMPVALRRPVPTEWSRANKGGAPVDCFLEGPCWDAHGNLWLVDIPHGRILRVSSQGDWDVVAEYDGEPNGLALRHDGTLLIADYKNGLLSLDPATGAVTPFLTRRNSERFKGPNDLIVARNGDVYFTDQGQTGLHDPTGRVYRLRTDGRLDCLLANGPSPNGLVLTPDESALFVAMTRDNAVWRLPLLADGSTSKVGRFAQFYGTSGPDGMAMDAAGHLFVAHASLGAVFVVSPHGEPLARIASCRGRTTTNVALTPDGQSLVITESATGTVLRARWTPPRHG, from the coding sequence ATGACGTATTTCAACTGGCCCGTCATCGAAACCACCGTCTTTGCGGAGATGCCGGTCGCGTTGCGTCGCCCGGTGCCGACCGAATGGTCCCGCGCCAATAAAGGCGGCGCGCCGGTCGATTGCTTTCTGGAAGGCCCGTGCTGGGACGCGCACGGCAATCTCTGGCTGGTCGACATTCCGCATGGCCGCATCCTGCGCGTCTCTTCGCAGGGCGATTGGGATGTGGTGGCGGAATACGACGGCGAACCGAATGGCCTGGCGCTGCGCCACGACGGCACGCTGCTGATCGCGGACTATAAGAATGGGTTGCTGTCGCTGGATCCCGCGACGGGCGCGGTCACGCCGTTCCTGACCCGCCGCAACAGCGAACGCTTCAAGGGCCCCAACGATCTGATCGTCGCTCGTAACGGCGATGTCTATTTCACCGACCAAGGCCAGACTGGCCTGCACGACCCCACCGGCCGCGTATATCGCCTGCGCACGGATGGCCGGCTCGATTGCCTGCTCGCCAATGGCCCGAGCCCCAACGGTCTGGTGCTCACTCCTGACGAATCCGCGCTGTTCGTTGCCATGACGCGCGACAACGCCGTCTGGCGTTTGCCCCTGCTTGCCGATGGCAGCACAAGCAAGGTGGGCCGCTTCGCGCAGTTCTACGGCACCAGCGGCCCCGACGGCATGGCGATGGATGCTGCCGGGCACCTGTTCGTCGCGCATGCCTCGCTGGGCGCGGTGTTTGTTGTCTCGCCGCATGGCGAACCACTGGCGCGTATCGCGTCATGTCGTGGGCGCACCACCACCAACGTTGCTCTCACGCCGGACGGGCAATCGCTCGTCATTACCGAATCTGCCACGGGCACCGTACTGCGCGCCCGCTGGACCCCACCCCGCCACGGCTGA
- the flhD gene encoding flagellar transcriptional regulator FlhD produces MDTQDIVSEISELNLTYLMLAQQMLAKDRDAALFRLGISEELADILLTMSPAQIVKLASTNMMLCRFRFDDHAILGLVTQPHRDKGLQQSQMSILLARQAVEQIS; encoded by the coding sequence ATGGACACGCAAGACATTGTTTCCGAGATCAGCGAACTGAATCTCACCTATTTGATGCTTGCCCAGCAGATGCTGGCCAAGGATCGTGATGCCGCACTGTTTCGCCTCGGCATCTCCGAAGAACTGGCTGACATCCTGCTGACGATGTCGCCCGCGCAGATCGTCAAGCTGGCCAGCACGAACATGATGCTGTGCCGCTTCCGCTTCGACGATCACGCCATCCTGGGTCTGGTGACCCAGCCGCACCGTGACAAGGGCCTGCAGCAATCGCAAATGTCGATTCTGCTGGCACGTCAGGCGGTTGAGCAGATCAGCTGA